The following coding sequences are from one Prochlorococcus sp. MIT 0604 window:
- a CDS encoding Y-family DNA polymerase: protein MRISSNEAIALIDANNFYASCEQNINPNLRNKPVVILSNNDGCIIARSSEARALKIKMGTPYFKIKEKLNKLDVAVLSSNYSLYGDMSRRLMNLLKNHCEEIEIYSIDEAFVSISRPNDKNLYPWARNIRSLIYQNLGITITVGIGENKVRAKIANKLAKNIDYSAGIFDLARTRNENNYLKRISVDKIWGVGKQTSNWLQSKGIKNAKELRDMKENEITKKLGIVGKRLQLELKGYKCLSIEKNKKSKKEIQVSRSFGTPVTKLEDLTQALATHAIKASEKMRSQNLQSSNIRVFARTSKYSSQNYQRSAHKKLTNATDDTNSILKIVVELSKEIYNPEYKFSKAGVLMQDLTSSEYLQQSIINYKSQKDLKKSAILMRTIDLLNKRFNNNAITWAITKKPKSWTMNKNFLSRSSTTDIEQIPTIVK, encoded by the coding sequence ATGAGAATTTCAAGTAATGAGGCTATAGCTCTTATAGATGCTAATAATTTTTATGCCTCATGTGAACAAAATATTAATCCTAATTTGAGAAATAAACCAGTAGTAATTTTATCTAATAATGATGGATGTATCATTGCGAGAAGTTCTGAAGCGCGAGCTTTAAAAATTAAAATGGGAACTCCTTATTTTAAGATCAAAGAAAAATTAAATAAATTAGATGTAGCAGTCTTAAGCTCAAACTACTCGCTTTACGGCGATATGAGCAGAAGACTAATGAATTTACTAAAAAACCATTGCGAAGAAATAGAAATTTATTCTATTGACGAAGCATTTGTCTCAATTTCCAGACCTAATGATAAAAATCTATATCCTTGGGCAAGAAACATAAGATCATTAATATATCAGAATCTAGGGATTACCATAACAGTAGGAATAGGAGAAAATAAAGTAAGAGCAAAAATTGCTAATAAATTAGCTAAAAATATTGATTATTCAGCTGGAATATTTGATTTAGCTAGAACCAGAAATGAGAATAATTATTTAAAAAGAATTAGTGTAGATAAGATATGGGGAGTCGGTAAACAAACCTCTAATTGGTTGCAAAGTAAAGGTATTAAGAATGCGAAAGAATTAAGAGATATGAAAGAAAATGAAATCACCAAGAAACTAGGCATAGTAGGAAAAAGATTGCAATTAGAACTAAAAGGTTATAAATGTCTGTCTATAGAAAAAAACAAGAAATCAAAAAAAGAAATTCAGGTAAGCAGGAGTTTCGGTACTCCTGTCACAAAATTAGAAGACTTAACTCAAGCACTAGCGACTCACGCAATAAAAGCATCTGAAAAAATGAGAAGTCAGAATTTGCAATCATCTAATATTAGAGTATTTGCAAGAACCAGTAAATATTCAAGTCAAAATTATCAAAGAAGTGCTCATAAAAAACTTACAAATGCAACAGACGACACAAATAGCATTTTAAAAATAGTAGTTGAATTATCTAAGGAAATTTATAATCCCGAATATAAATTTTCAAAAGCTGGTGTTTTAATGCAGGATTTGACTAGTAGCGAATATTTACAGCAATCAATTATCAATTACAAATCTCAGAAAGACCTAAAAAAATCAGCAATTCTCATGAGAACTATTGATTTATTAAATAAAAGATTTAATAACAATGCAATTACATGGGCTATTACAAAAAAGCCAAAAAGTTGGACGATGAATAAGAATTTCTTAAGTCGCTCATCTACAACTGATATAGAACAGATCCCAACTATAGTAAAGTAA
- a CDS encoding LexA family transcriptional regulator yields the protein MDSFDSASKRFRIPLLNGSVSAGFPSPADDYTEENIDLNEHLISNPFSTFFLRVKGESMINAGIKDKDLIIVDKSLIAKPGDIVIAMIDGEFTIKRLSIKNDELYLKAENHNYPDFSFKNHIDVQIWGVVIYSIHSYL from the coding sequence TTGGATTCCTTTGATTCAGCTAGTAAAAGGTTCAGAATCCCCTTATTAAATGGTTCGGTATCTGCAGGATTTCCTTCTCCCGCAGATGACTATACGGAAGAAAATATTGATTTAAATGAACATTTAATATCTAATCCGTTTAGTACTTTTTTTCTTAGAGTTAAAGGTGAATCAATGATAAATGCAGGTATTAAAGATAAAGATTTAATAATAGTAGACAAGAGTTTAATAGCCAAGCCAGGGGATATTGTCATTGCAATGATAGACGGGGAATTTACAATAAAAAGATTATCTATAAAAAATGACGAATTATATTTAAAAGCAGAAAATCATAATTATCCTGATTTTAGCTTTAAAAACCATATTGATGTACAGATATGGGGAGTGGTTATTTATTCAATACATAGCTATTTATGA
- a CDS encoding 23S rRNA (pseudouridine(1915)-N(3))-methyltransferase RlmH, whose protein sequence is MLQSNRLTIYAIGKIKKIWIRDGINQYKKRMPELIINELKTFNLNNLRSNNNIIICLSEEGKQFNSVDFCSFLLSFKNKKINFLIGDTDGISSDIKKNSDLILSLSPLTFPHELARLILIEQIYRAVSISNNSPYHRS, encoded by the coding sequence ATGCTTCAGAGTAATAGATTAACAATTTATGCTATTGGCAAAATAAAGAAAATTTGGATTAGAGATGGAATTAATCAATACAAAAAAAGAATGCCTGAACTTATCATTAATGAGTTAAAGACTTTTAATTTAAATAATCTTAGATCTAATAACAACATCATTATCTGCCTAAGTGAAGAAGGGAAGCAGTTTAATTCAGTTGATTTTTGTTCTTTTCTCTTAAGTTTTAAAAATAAAAAAATTAATTTCTTAATCGGTGATACTGATGGAATAAGTTCAGATATAAAAAAAAATTCAGATCTTATACTAAGTTTATCTCCTTTAACTTTTCCTCATGAATTAGCTAGATTAATTCTAATCGAGCAAATCTATAGAGCTGTCTCTATATCTAACAACTCCCCTTACCATCGCTCTTAA
- the rsmA gene encoding 16S rRNA (adenine(1518)-N(6)/adenine(1519)-N(6))-dimethyltransferase RsmA, giving the protein MNSKNYHQKKRFGQHWLVNKKILEKIKEIAVLNENDFILEIGPGKGALTSKLLDSEIKKLHAIELDKDLINLLNNKFNNNDKFTLQQGDILTVNLDSINKKITKVIANIPYNITGPILDIFIGRLGIIRNYNYEKIIFLMQKDVVDRILSNEGSPNAGALSVRMQLLSKIKKICDVPPSSFSPPPKVFSSLVVFEPIRNDLRLDISLEKYIDKLLRISFNSRRKMLRNTLNSILSNEEINELSEYSKVCFNLRPQDISIDQWIKLAENCIKIKK; this is encoded by the coding sequence ATGAATTCTAAAAACTATCATCAAAAAAAAAGATTTGGACAACACTGGTTGGTAAATAAAAAAATATTAGAAAAAATTAAAGAAATTGCTGTTCTTAATGAAAATGACTTTATTTTAGAAATTGGTCCAGGTAAAGGAGCTTTAACATCTAAGTTATTAGATTCAGAAATTAAAAAATTACATGCAATTGAATTAGATAAAGATTTAATAAATTTATTAAATAACAAATTCAATAATAATGATAAGTTTACACTTCAGCAGGGAGATATCCTTACTGTAAATTTAGATTCAATTAATAAGAAGATTACGAAGGTTATTGCAAATATTCCTTACAATATAACAGGCCCAATATTGGATATTTTCATAGGGCGATTGGGCATTATAAGAAACTATAATTATGAAAAAATAATATTTTTAATGCAGAAAGACGTTGTAGATAGGATTTTGTCAAATGAAGGAAGTCCCAATGCTGGTGCGCTTAGTGTAAGAATGCAACTCTTATCAAAAATAAAAAAAATTTGCGATGTACCGCCTTCATCATTTAGTCCGCCTCCAAAAGTTTTTTCTTCTTTAGTAGTTTTCGAACCAATTAGAAATGATTTAAGATTAGACATTAGTCTAGAAAAATATATAGATAAACTTCTTCGAATTTCATTTAATTCAAGAAGAAAAATGCTTAGAAATACTCTCAATTCAATACTTTCAAATGAAGAGATAAATGAATTATCTGAATATTCAAAAGTATGCTTCAATCTAAGACCACAAGATATTTCAATTGACCAATGGATTAAGCTTGCAGAAAATTGTATTAAAATTAAAAAATAA
- the ispE gene encoding 4-(cytidine 5'-diphospho)-2-C-methyl-D-erythritol kinase, which produces MQDLAKKKIIIKSPAKINLHLEVIGKREDGFHELAMIMQNIDLSDYLEFQINNEGLIKLDSDCNDLSLSSDNLIVKSANLLREKSNIDIGANIFLRKNIPIGAGLAGGSSNAAATLIGLNKLWDLNLDQKTLCSLASTLGSDIPFFINGGIQLCFGRGEILEKLDSVFEYAVILLKNPNVSVSTAEIYKKYSNRFCDQYLINKEMIENIRKNLRDNGLNNLNFDNQNLNIKNDLQLVVGNDNASVKQALYLLSKLKNSLSFSMSGSGPTCFALFKDLETAKKELAANYKLFKDNGYDSWVCTFLEKGITFI; this is translated from the coding sequence ATGCAAGATTTAGCTAAAAAGAAAATTATTATAAAATCTCCTGCCAAAATAAATTTACACCTTGAAGTTATTGGGAAAAGAGAGGATGGATTCCATGAGTTAGCAATGATTATGCAAAATATTGATCTTTCTGATTATTTAGAGTTTCAAATTAACAATGAAGGTTTAATTAAACTTGATTCTGATTGTAATGATTTAAGTTTATCTAGTGATAACTTAATTGTTAAATCGGCAAATCTTTTAAGGGAAAAATCAAATATAGATATTGGTGCGAATATATTTTTAAGAAAAAACATTCCAATTGGTGCAGGATTAGCAGGCGGATCCAGTAATGCAGCAGCAACATTAATTGGTCTTAATAAATTATGGGATTTGAACTTAGATCAAAAAACATTATGTTCATTAGCATCAACTTTAGGATCTGATATTCCATTTTTTATAAATGGAGGTATTCAATTATGTTTTGGAAGAGGCGAAATTTTGGAGAAATTAGATTCAGTCTTTGAATATGCAGTAATTCTTTTAAAAAATCCAAATGTATCAGTATCTACTGCTGAAATTTATAAAAAATATAGTAATAGATTTTGTGATCAATATCTTATTAATAAAGAAATGATTGAGAACATAAGAAAAAATTTAAGAGATAATGGTTTAAATAACTTAAATTTTGATAATCAAAATTTAAATATTAAAAATGATTTGCAGTTAGTTGTTGGAAATGACAATGCGTCTGTAAAGCAGGCATTATATTTACTTTCTAAATTAAAGAATAGTCTGTCATTTTCAATGAGTGGATCAGGTCCAACATGCTTTGCACTTTTTAAGGATTTGGAGACTGCTAAAAAAGAATTAGCTGCAAATTATAAATTATTTAAAGATAATGGTTACGATTCATGGGTTTGCACTTTCCTTGAAAAAGGAATAACATTTATTTAA
- a CDS encoding DUF3082 domain-containing protein, translating into MADNSNKYIEKNIPEKGPLNFIVGSLTSFLLFIFFYFLSNKIAIYFSIHKPTNSSEIVQNISSSINTLIIGLSFLLTFSFAFIGIGLFIVFIRSFFLKKS; encoded by the coding sequence GTGGCTGATAATAGTAATAAATATATTGAAAAAAATATTCCCGAAAAAGGACCATTAAATTTTATTGTAGGATCATTAACCAGTTTTTTATTATTTATATTTTTTTATTTTTTAAGTAATAAAATTGCAATTTATTTTTCAATACATAAACCAACTAATTCTTCTGAAATAGTCCAAAATATTTCTTCTAGTATTAATACCTTAATAATTGGATTATCTTTTTTGCTAACTTTTTCTTTTGCTTTTATAGGTATAGGACTTTTTATTGTATTTATTCGAAGTTTTTTTCTGAAGAAAAGTTGA
- a CDS encoding pyruvate dehydrogenase complex E1 component subunit beta produces MAGTLLFNALKEAIDEEMANDVNVCVMGEDVGQYGGSYKVTKDLYEKYGELRVLDTPIAENSFTGMAVGAAMTGLRPIVEGMNMGFLLLAFNQISNNMGMLRYTSGGNYKIPAVVRGPGGVGRQLGAEHSQRLEAYFHAVPGIKIVACSTPINAKGLMKAAIRDDNPVLFFEHVLLYNLSEELPEGDYTCALDQADIVKEGKDITLLTYSRMRHHCLKAVEELEKKGIDVELIDLISLKPFDMETISKSIRKTNNVIIVEECMKTGGIGAELIALITEECFDDLDARPIRLSSQDIPTPYNGNLENLTIIQPHQIVEKVEDLISGSI; encoded by the coding sequence GTGGCTGGAACATTATTATTTAATGCTTTGAAAGAGGCAATTGATGAAGAAATGGCAAATGATGTAAATGTTTGCGTTATGGGGGAAGATGTTGGTCAATATGGAGGATCTTACAAGGTTACTAAGGATTTATATGAGAAATATGGAGAGTTAAGAGTCCTAGATACTCCAATTGCAGAGAATAGTTTTACGGGAATGGCTGTGGGTGCAGCAATGACTGGGTTAAGACCAATAGTAGAAGGAATGAATATGGGTTTTTTGCTATTAGCTTTTAATCAGATATCAAATAATATGGGGATGCTTAGATATACAAGCGGAGGAAATTATAAAATACCAGCAGTAGTTAGAGGACCTGGAGGAGTTGGTCGTCAACTTGGTGCTGAACACAGTCAAAGACTTGAAGCCTATTTTCATGCAGTTCCTGGTATAAAGATTGTTGCGTGCAGTACACCTATAAATGCTAAGGGTTTAATGAAAGCAGCTATAAGAGATGATAATCCGGTTCTATTTTTCGAACATGTTCTTCTATACAACTTGTCTGAAGAATTGCCTGAGGGTGATTATACTTGTGCTTTAGATCAGGCTGACATTGTAAAAGAAGGTAAAGATATTACTTTATTGACTTATTCAAGAATGAGACATCACTGCCTTAAAGCTGTTGAAGAATTAGAAAAAAAAGGAATAGATGTTGAGTTAATAGATTTAATAAGTTTAAAACCATTTGATATGGAAACTATCTCAAAATCAATAAGAAAAACCAATAATGTAATTATTGTTGAAGAATGTATGAAGACTGGAGGTATTGGTGCAGAATTAATCGCCTTGATAACAGAGGAGTGTTTCGATGATCTTGATGCCCGACCAATTAGATTATCTAGTCAGGATATTCCAACTCCGTATAATGGAAATCTTGAGAATTTGACAATAATTCAACCACATCAAATTGTTGAAAAAGTTGAAGATTTAATTAGTGGGAGCATATAG
- the secD gene encoding protein translocase subunit SecD gives MKRRQGWLFFIIFLLTLSVYLLINYPLQLGLDLKGGSQLTLQIIKEEGKVTKDELDAVNSVIDRRVNNLGVSESNLQTLGGDQLILELPGEQNPLVASRVLGKTALLEFRTQKEGTSTDLKTLQFQRFNIKELIEQYSSSEKSQYDDNFLKIIQDDLNEIEQDLNYSSTNSDLYSKLIEIKKYVDKEITNLFIKTDLSGKDLINAGRRQEQTNNNWEVLLTFSNSGGEKFAEITKSIAGTNQLLAIILDGESISEASVGSQFVNTGITGGSATISGNFSAENARELEVQLKGGSLPLPIEIVETNTIGALLGSKNILKSLYAAISGLIFVGIFMIFNYRILGFVSVLSLVLYGFFNLALYSLIPVTLTLPGISGLILSIGMAVDANILIFERIREELYDGNTLTRSIDSGFQRANSSIVDGHITTLLSCFVLFILGTNFVKGFAATLGIGVLISLFTSLNCSKTILRFFTTYQSLRQKNLYLPRNNFSN, from the coding sequence ATGAAAAGAAGGCAAGGTTGGCTTTTTTTTATTATATTTCTACTTACGTTATCTGTTTATCTATTAATAAATTATCCCTTACAGTTGGGATTGGATTTAAAAGGAGGTTCTCAACTTACACTACAAATTATTAAAGAAGAAGGTAAGGTAACAAAGGATGAACTTGATGCAGTTAATTCGGTTATAGATAGACGAGTTAACAACTTAGGTGTTTCAGAATCTAACTTGCAAACCCTAGGTGGAGATCAATTGATTTTAGAATTACCTGGAGAACAAAATCCACTTGTTGCTTCAAGAGTTTTAGGTAAGACTGCTTTATTAGAATTTAGGACCCAAAAAGAAGGAACATCTACTGATTTAAAAACTCTGCAATTTCAGAGGTTTAATATTAAAGAATTAATTGAACAATATTCCTCTTCAGAAAAAAGTCAATATGATGATAATTTCTTAAAGATTATTCAAGATGATCTTAATGAGATAGAGCAAGATTTAAATTACTCATCTACTAATAGTGATTTATATAGTAAGTTAATTGAAATTAAAAAGTATGTTGATAAAGAAATTACAAATTTATTTATTAAAACAGACTTATCTGGTAAGGATCTTATTAACGCAGGAAGGAGACAAGAACAAACAAATAATAATTGGGAAGTTTTATTAACTTTTAGTAATTCAGGAGGTGAAAAGTTTGCAGAAATTACAAAGTCAATTGCTGGCACTAATCAACTATTGGCTATCATTCTTGATGGTGAATCAATAAGTGAAGCCAGCGTTGGTAGTCAGTTTGTTAATACTGGAATTACAGGTGGATCAGCAACAATAAGTGGTAATTTTAGCGCTGAAAATGCTAGAGAATTAGAAGTTCAACTTAAAGGTGGTTCATTGCCATTGCCTATTGAAATAGTAGAAACTAATACTATAGGTGCTCTTTTGGGATCCAAAAATATTTTAAAAAGTCTTTATGCAGCTATTAGTGGATTAATTTTTGTTGGTATATTTATGATTTTTAATTATAGAATTCTAGGTTTTGTTTCAGTTCTTTCTCTAGTACTTTATGGTTTTTTTAACTTGGCCCTATATTCATTAATTCCTGTAACTTTGACTTTACCTGGAATATCTGGTCTTATACTTAGCATCGGTATGGCCGTTGATGCAAATATTCTAATATTTGAGAGAATTAGAGAAGAATTATATGATGGTAATACTCTTACAAGATCTATAGATAGCGGTTTCCAAAGAGCTAATTCATCAATAGTTGATGGCCATATTACAACTCTTCTAAGTTGTTTTGTATTGTTTATATTAGGAACAAATTTTGTTAAAGGTTTTGCGGCAACATTAGGTATTGGAGTATTAATAAGCTTGTTTACCTCATTAAATTGTTCTAAAACTATTTTGCGATTTTTTACAACATATCAATCTTTAAGACAAAAAAACCTCTATCTACCAAGGAATAATTTCTCAAATTAA
- the secF gene encoding protein translocase subunit SecF — MKYNLELKKNKRKIISFSTVLILLSLLGILYSSFNTSYKKPINLGMDFVGGNELRIERICDDQCSKFPPDSVLENLREISENKKILNNIKLQFQNNDKLISIRTPYLSIEESNNLIKNLDNIIGPLNYESKDSRLIGPKLGKRLLTNCVTSLLVSLFAISLYITIRFDKKYALFALLALFHDLLIVFGIFSWLGIILSVEVNSLFAVSLLTIAGYSVNDTVVIFDRIRENLKSKKEDYNEIIQLSVNDSFRRTTFTSITTLIPLLSIILFGSYSLFWFSLSLSLGIIVGSYSSILLAPSLLLKD; from the coding sequence ATGAAATACAATCTTGAACTAAAAAAAAATAAAAGAAAGATAATTAGTTTTTCAACTGTTCTTATTTTGTTGAGTCTTTTAGGAATTTTATATTCTAGTTTTAATACTTCTTATAAGAAACCTATAAATTTAGGGATGGATTTTGTTGGAGGAAATGAACTAAGAATAGAGAGAATTTGTGATGATCAATGTTCTAAATTTCCCCCCGATTCTGTTTTAGAAAATTTAAGAGAGATCTCTGAAAATAAAAAAATCTTAAATAATATTAAATTACAATTCCAAAATAATGATAAATTAATTTCAATAAGAACACCTTATTTGAGTATCGAAGAATCAAATAATCTTATTAAAAATCTTGATAATATTATTGGACCTCTTAATTATGAGAGTAAGGATTCAAGATTAATTGGTCCAAAGCTTGGGAAAAGATTACTTACTAATTGTGTTACTTCATTGTTAGTTTCTTTATTTGCAATATCTTTATATATAACTATTAGATTTGATAAAAAATATGCATTATTTGCTTTATTAGCTTTATTCCATGATTTATTAATTGTTTTCGGTATATTCTCCTGGTTAGGAATTATATTATCTGTTGAAGTAAATAGTTTATTTGCTGTGTCGTTGTTAACTATTGCTGGGTATTCTGTAAATGATACCGTTGTAATTTTTGATAGAATTCGTGAAAATTTAAAATCAAAGAAAGAAGACTATAACGAAATTATTCAATTATCAGTAAACGATTCATTTAGGAGAACCACGTTTACCAGTATTACAACCCTTATCCCTTTATTAAGTATAATTTTGTTTGGCTCTTACTCGCTATTTTGGTTTTCTTTGTCCTTATCATTAGGAATTATAGTTGGAAGTTATTCAAGTATTTTATTGGCCCCATCTTTGTTGCTGAAAGACTGA
- a CDS encoding AI-2E family transporter, which translates to MSSSSYFKLVAILITSLIIWTLRDFLLLIICSLVISNIVCNLCNQMQKVLKIPRSLSLFLVLTVISIIVFTIFILVLPPFIKEFNEILVDIPNGLSKINILINSNLNKFNSLFYGEQSENSIDIFSLINNVVTIPDASTIAKAIQESFKNLINIAGNLGSGLLKLIFVLAVSLMISIEPKQYKENILLLIPKNYRNKFRNILEKCNIALANWTFSMVISSLSVGLLSLIVLSILDVKYVISNALIAMVLNIIPNIGPVISGVFPISIALLDNFWKPLAVLGAYVIIQNIESYIIMPSILKKKANLLPGLTLISQFGFTFIFGPLGLILSLPLAVVIQVLIKESFKDI; encoded by the coding sequence TTGAGTAGTTCATCATATTTCAAGTTAGTAGCAATTTTAATTACTTCGTTAATAATATGGACTTTAAGAGATTTTCTCTTGTTAATAATTTGTTCTTTAGTAATTTCAAATATTGTATGTAATTTATGTAATCAAATGCAAAAGGTGTTGAAAATTCCCCGATCGTTGTCATTGTTTCTTGTCTTAACAGTTATATCAATAATAGTATTTACTATTTTTATTCTTGTATTGCCACCTTTTATAAAAGAGTTTAATGAAATACTAGTTGATATTCCAAATGGTTTATCAAAAATAAATATATTGATTAATTCAAATCTGAACAAATTTAATAGCCTATTTTATGGAGAACAATCAGAAAATTCTATAGACATTTTCAGTCTTATAAATAATGTAGTTACCATTCCAGATGCCTCAACCATTGCAAAAGCCATTCAAGAAAGTTTTAAGAATTTAATAAACATAGCTGGTAATCTGGGTTCAGGTCTATTGAAATTAATATTCGTATTAGCAGTGAGTTTGATGATTTCTATTGAACCAAAACAATATAAAGAAAACATACTTCTATTAATTCCAAAAAATTATCGCAACAAATTTAGAAATATACTGGAAAAATGCAATATTGCATTAGCAAATTGGACCTTTTCTATGGTCATAAGCTCATTATCAGTAGGTTTATTATCATTAATAGTTTTGTCTATATTAGATGTCAAATATGTTATCTCAAATGCTTTAATAGCCATGGTTCTTAATATAATTCCAAATATAGGACCAGTTATTAGTGGTGTATTTCCAATCTCAATTGCACTATTAGATAATTTTTGGAAACCACTGGCCGTTTTAGGAGCTTATGTAATCATTCAAAATATTGAAAGCTATATAATAATGCCTTCTATATTGAAGAAAAAAGCAAACTTACTTCCTGGTTTGACATTAATATCACAATTTGGATTTACCTTCATTTTTGGTCCATTAGGTTTAATACTATCTCTTCCATTAGCTGTAGTAATACAGGTTCTAATCAAAGAATCATTTAAAGATATATAA
- the psb28 gene encoding photosystem II reaction center protein Psb28 — protein sequence MTSNKTAKIQFYEGTDEPVVPEIRLTRSKDGTTGQALFLFEKPQALSSITDGEITGMRMIDSEGEILTREVKVKFVDGEPIFLEAVYIWKNTLDFDRFMRFANSYAKSNGLGYSEKK from the coding sequence ATGACATCAAATAAAACTGCAAAAATACAATTTTATGAAGGAACAGATGAGCCAGTAGTTCCTGAAATAAGACTGACTAGGAGTAAGGATGGTACTACCGGCCAAGCATTATTTTTGTTCGAAAAACCTCAGGCACTATCTTCAATTACAGACGGTGAAATCACAGGTATGCGTATGATTGACTCTGAAGGTGAAATACTAACTAGGGAAGTTAAAGTAAAGTTTGTTGATGGAGAACCAATATTTTTGGAAGCAGTTTATATTTGGAAGAACACATTAGACTTTGATAGATTTATGAGGTTTGCAAATAGTTATGCCAAATCAAATGGATTAGGATATTCTGAGAAGAAGTAG
- the mnmH gene encoding tRNA 2-selenouridine(34) synthase MnmH produces the protein MYFERKELKKFRCFKGPLIDVRSPGEYYKGHMPNSINIPLFDNDERSIIGTIYKKEGRKKAVIEGLKFFEKKMEFLLDNLFMSIDSYKNISENNNKELFIRIYCSRGGMRSQSIAWLLEKFKLNIVTLNGGYKIYRRWVLDSFSKKLNIVVIGGKTGTGKTRLLSLLDKYKYQTIDLEGFACHRGSTFGGLGMKEQPSNEQFENIIAEKLNSFKCSNNIFVEAESANIGKCKIPHEFFKQMKNSRRIEILRSESNRLDELIDTYSVFKKKELKESVLRIKKRLGPQRTKIALESINNERWDLVCRSVLNYYDKCYEYEKVGKTNIKLLDLTDKQYDEKILKLINNVL, from the coding sequence ATGTATTTCGAAAGAAAAGAACTAAAGAAATTTAGATGTTTTAAAGGACCACTTATAGATGTTAGGAGCCCAGGTGAATATTATAAAGGACACATGCCTAATTCTATTAATATTCCACTATTTGATAATGATGAGAGATCAATAATTGGGACGATTTACAAAAAAGAAGGAAGAAAAAAAGCTGTAATAGAGGGATTAAAATTTTTTGAAAAGAAAATGGAATTTCTTCTTGATAATTTATTTATGAGTATTGACTCATATAAAAATATTTCTGAAAATAATAATAAAGAACTTTTTATAAGAATATATTGTTCTAGAGGGGGTATGCGGTCACAAAGTATTGCATGGTTACTAGAAAAATTTAAATTAAATATCGTTACACTTAATGGAGGATATAAAATATATAGGAGATGGGTATTAGATAGTTTTTCAAAAAAGTTGAATATTGTAGTAATTGGCGGAAAAACAGGAACAGGGAAGACAAGATTATTATCATTACTAGATAAATATAAATACCAAACTATTGATCTTGAAGGATTTGCTTGTCATAGAGGAAGTACATTTGGAGGTTTAGGAATGAAAGAACAACCTTCAAATGAACAATTTGAAAATATTATTGCAGAAAAATTAAATTCTTTTAAATGTTCTAATAATATCTTTGTAGAAGCTGAAAGTGCAAATATAGGTAAATGTAAAATCCCTCATGAATTCTTCAAACAGATGAAAAATTCAAGGAGAATTGAAATTTTAAGGAGCGAATCAAATAGATTAGATGAGTTGATAGATACTTATAGTGTTTTTAAGAAAAAGGAACTCAAAGAATCTGTATTACGAATAAAAAAAAGATTAGGACCGCAAAGAACAAAAATAGCCCTAGAATCTATTAATAATGAGAGATGGGACTTAGTTTGCAGATCAGTTCTAAATTATTATGATAAATGTTACGAATATGAAAAGGTTGGCAAAACAAATATCAAGTTATTAGATTTAACAGACAAACAATATGATGAAAAGATCCTAAAGTTAATAAATAATGTTTTATAA